A genomic window from Silene latifolia isolate original U9 population chromosome 11, ASM4854445v1, whole genome shotgun sequence includes:
- the LOC141611833 gene encoding transcription factor MYB30-like, with protein MGRPPCCDKEGVKKGPWTPEEDILLVSYIQENGPGNWRAVPTNTGLLRCSKSCRLRWTNYLRPGIKRGNFTEQEEKMIIHLQALLGNRWAAIASYLPQRTDNDIKNYWNTHLKKKLRKNESNSHPNPQNQRSQSSLSSPSSPENRNSSSRGQWERRLQTDIHTAKQALTDALSSINQKPSSNIHDSSLSGSNPCNNQTQASSIYASSTENIARLLQGWTSKVPKKESSSSISTDYYSLGSTLENDHANSREQKPIFNTDLLTENNDRVFRSLFGTIESTESPYSDFSQGTMSPEASLFEQESKPSNVGRGTTLSIIEKWLFEDCSIQQCGSNGRDEDLTDMPLQEHADFL; from the exons ATGGGAAGACCACCATGCTGTGACAAAGAAGGAGTAAAGAAAGGACCTTGGACTCCTGAAGAAGACATTTTGTTAGTTTCTTATATTCAAGAAAATGGTCCTGGTAATTGGAGAGCTGTTCCTACTAATACTG GGCTACTTAGGTGTAGCAAAAGTTGTAGACTAAGATGGACAAATTATCTAAGGCCTGGAATAAAGAGAGGCAATTTTACTGAGCAAGAAGAGAAGATGATAATTCATCTTCAAGCTCTTCTTGGGAATAG ATGGGCTGCAATTGCATCATATCTTCCACAAAGGACCGATAATGACATTAAGAATTATTGGAACACTCATCTCAAGAAGAAGCTGAGAAAGAATGAGTCAAATAGTCACCCTAACCCACAAAATCAGAGATCTCAATcctcattatcttcaccatcatCTCCTGAAAATCGTAACTCGAGTAGTAGAGGCCAATGGGAAAGACGACTCCAAACGGATATCCATACCGCTAAACAAGCGTTAACCGATGCTCTCTCATCTATTAACCAGAAACCCTCCTCCAACATCCATGACTCATCACTATCCGGATCAAACCCATGTAACAATCAAACACAAGCATCATCAATCTATGCTTCTAGTACAGAGAATATCGCTCGATTACTCCAAGGATGGACTAGCAAGGTCCCTAAAAAAGAGTCATCTAGCTCGATTTCAACAGATTATTACTCTCTTGGGAGCACATTggagaatgatcatgcaaactcGAGGGAACAAAAGCCTATTTTCAATACAGATCTCCTTACTGAGAACAATGATCGAGTTTTTCGATCACTGTTTGGGACAATTGAGTCTACGGAGTCTCCATATTCTGATTTTTCACAGGGCACAATGTCTCCTGAGGCAAGCTTGTTTGAGCAAGAAAGCAAGCCGAGCAACGTAGGACGTGGCACCACATTGTCAATTATCGAGAAATGGTTGTTTGAGGATTGTTCAATTCAACAGTGTGGCTCGAATGGACGAGATGAAGATCTCACTGACATGCCTTTGCAAGAACATGCAGATTTCCTGTAA